ACAAACGAATACACTACTTTATCATCTGCCACACCACATCCAGGGGCATTCGCTAAAGCCACATTGCCTGCTTGCCAAGCGCGCATCAGTCCAGGGACACCCAAAGTCGAGTCAGGCAAAAAAACCTCAGGGTCTAAATATAAATCATCAATGCGTCGGTAAATGACGTCAACCCTTGATAAACCTTCGATGGTTCGCATATAGACACAGTTATCGTCTTGAACAACTAAATCATCACCGACTACGAGTTCAGCGCCCATTTGTTGGGCTAAATACGCGTGCTCAAAATAAGCCGAGTTATAAATACCAGGGGTGAGTACCACGATTTCTGGTTCAGGGATATCACGCGGAGAAAGTGCGGCTAACATATCGTAAAGCTGTGAGGGGTAGTCATCTACCGGTAAAATATTATACTTTTCGAACATGTCAGGGAAAACACGCTTCATTACTTGCCGATTTTCAAGCATGTACGACACACCTGATGGGACACGTAAATTGTCTTCTAAGACATAAAATGTGCCGTCATTGTCTCGGACTAAATCGGAGCCGCAAATATGAGCCCAAATCCCTAAAGGTGGCGAAAAACCTTTACATTTAGGTAAGAAATTTTTGGATTTTTCAAGTAAATGGCTAGGAAAAATGCCATCTTTAATTATTTTTTGCTCGTTGTAGAGATCGTCAATAAATAAATTGAGCGCTTTGACGCGTTGCTTAAGGCCCAACTCAATAGTCTGCCATTGTTTTTTTTCAATTAAACGGGGAATAATATCAAAGGGCCAGGCTCTATCAATTGAGCCTTCTTCATCATTGTAAACGCGAAAAGTAATGCCCATTGTTTGTATCGCCAAATCAGAGGCCGCTTTAAACTCTTTAATATCGGCATCCGATAATAGAGATAAATAATCGGACAAATGTTGGGCGACAGGACGAGATTCATTGGGGGCTGAGATGAGCTCATCATAAAAATTTTCAACTTCATAATGGCTCCAATTAATGGTCATTAGTTACTCCTTGTTTAAATTAACCCTTATTAAAAGTAGATTAAAATTATTTAAAATCAATTATTTGATTCTATTTTGCATGTTTTATTATTTCATGAACAAAACGTAACTTGTTAAGCGCCGAAATAGAAATAACAAATGGGTAAGCTTCATCATGGCCCATACTTCGGTTAATTGCATTGAGAGTGCGCGTTAACTTGCACCAGTCATCAAAGAGTTGGGTGAAACTAATAGCCGTGTAAGCATCATCGACAATGGTACATTTTTGTAAGGGGTTTTTAATGTTTTGCTGAGCGATGCACATCTGAAAGTCATTTGCGGTTTCGAGGGTATCAACCATGTTTAAATAGTGGGCCCATGTCTCCGCCCAGTCTTCCCAAGGGTGCATACTAGCATAGGCACTAATCCAAACATTTTGCCATTGATCGGATGGTCCATTCTGATAATAACTATTAAGTGATTCGGTATAACACAGTCGCTCGTCGCCAAACAGTGCTCGGAATTCTTCGAGTTTTGGGGAGTTTTGAATAAGTCGATCCCAATAATAATGACCCGACTCGTGACGAAAGTGACCGATGAGAGTGCGATATTGTTCATTCATTTTTTCGCGCATTTCGACGCGGGAGCTATCTTGCGCTTCATTAAGGTTAAGAGTGATTAAACCTGCAGCATGACCTGTCACAACAAAATCTTTTATAGTGAGTTCGTTACCATACTCATCTTGTATCTGATCTTCTAAAAATGAAAATCCTAACCCTGTGTGTGGATCCTCAGCTCTGCTTGTAATCGGTAAGTTAAGTTTCAATAGCGTAAATAATAAGCGTCGTTTTGCAACTTCCATGTTGTACCATAATTTAATGTTACCCAGCTTTTGTAAGTTTGGGATTTCGACGTTCAAGCGACAAGAAAGGCAGTAATCATTCGGATCCTCTTCATTGACGAGCCAGTTACATACATCGTGTTGCCAATAATTCTTACATTGTCGATAACGTTGCTTGCTATTTGCGACAGTAAATAGTCCGTTTTTTTCAGGGGTAATTGCTTTGAGTTGCAACTCATCAGGCACAAACCCAAGTGCTGACGAACACTTTACACATTGCGTATTTATAAAATGAAGGGTATTACCACATTGGCAACTGAACGTTTTCATTTGAGGCTCCTCATATAAAACGATGTTAAAGCACTGCTAAATGAGTGCGGCAACTCTTGCACATTCATATCATTATAGTGCTTGGGTAGATAGCTTTATCGCTAAGTTTTGTCATTCAACTCGTGATAAGCGGCATTGAATTGTTGGGTGATGGCATGT
This Pseudoalteromonas ulvae UL12 DNA region includes the following protein-coding sequences:
- a CDS encoding circularly permuted type 2 ATP-grasp protein, yielding MTINWSHYEVENFYDELISAPNESRPVAQHLSDYLSLLSDADIKEFKAASDLAIQTMGITFRVYNDEEGSIDRAWPFDIIPRLIEKKQWQTIELGLKQRVKALNLFIDDLYNEQKIIKDGIFPSHLLEKSKNFLPKCKGFSPPLGIWAHICGSDLVRDNDGTFYVLEDNLRVPSGVSYMLENRQVMKRVFPDMFEKYNILPVDDYPSQLYDMLAALSPRDIPEPEIVVLTPGIYNSAYFEHAYLAQQMGAELVVGDDLVVQDDNCVYMRTIEGLSRVDVIYRRIDDLYLDPEVFLPDSTLGVPGLMRAWQAGNVALANAPGCGVADDKVVYSFVPEIIEYYLGEKAILPNVPTYKCINPDDLDYVINNIEKLVVKPANESGGYGMLIGPHATAKEHAEFRKLVQADPRNYIAQPMLILSTAPTFVDQKVEPRHLDLRPFILSAKDITVTTGGLTRVALIKGSTVVNSSQGGGSKDTWIVDMESV
- a CDS encoding zinc-binding metallopeptidase family protein; the encoded protein is MKTFSCQCGNTLHFINTQCVKCSSALGFVPDELQLKAITPEKNGLFTVANSKQRYRQCKNYWQHDVCNWLVNEEDPNDYCLSCRLNVEIPNLQKLGNIKLWYNMEVAKRRLLFTLLKLNLPITSRAEDPHTGLGFSFLEDQIQDEYGNELTIKDFVVTGHAAGLITLNLNEAQDSSRVEMREKMNEQYRTLIGHFRHESGHYYWDRLIQNSPKLEEFRALFGDERLCYTESLNSYYQNGPSDQWQNVWISAYASMHPWEDWAETWAHYLNMVDTLETANDFQMCIAQQNIKNPLQKCTIVDDAYTAISFTQLFDDWCKLTRTLNAINRSMGHDEAYPFVISISALNKLRFVHEIIKHAK